In the Opitutia bacterium genome, one interval contains:
- a CDS encoding dihydrodipicolinate synthase family protein — MKTSPHDGVIVPLVTPATADGRLDESGAERLVAHVAGHGCGLLIAGTTGEVASLPDSVRRRFVEIAVRVAAGRVPVLACIAHNCFADSVALARDHLRTGADAVVGMLPNYFKLEPAEMQRYFEQLAAATPGPLYLYNIPATVGMSIPLEVFAALSARENIIGLKDSEATPGRKEALAERFAGRADFALFMGAAAHSAAAMRIGFRGFVPSSGNLRPDLAARLYAAARAGDWAQAEQLQRDSDAVTAVYQKGRTLGQSLAALKAALHLQGVCGPEMFSPLAPLSPESRTGLRTDLDSLPCPPCPACR; from the coding sequence ATGAAAACTTCCCCGCACGACGGCGTCATCGTTCCGCTGGTCACTCCGGCCACCGCGGACGGACGCCTCGACGAATCCGGCGCCGAGCGCCTCGTCGCCCACGTCGCCGGCCACGGCTGCGGCCTGCTCATCGCCGGCACCACCGGCGAGGTCGCGTCGCTCCCCGATTCCGTGCGCCGCCGGTTCGTGGAGATCGCTGTGCGCGTCGCCGCCGGCCGCGTGCCCGTGCTCGCGTGCATCGCGCACAATTGCTTCGCCGACAGCGTTGCCCTCGCGCGCGACCACCTTCGCACCGGCGCCGATGCCGTCGTCGGCATGCTGCCCAACTACTTCAAACTAGAGCCGGCCGAGATGCAGCGCTACTTCGAGCAGCTCGCCGCCGCGACGCCCGGCCCGCTCTACCTCTACAACATTCCCGCGACCGTCGGCATGTCGATCCCGCTCGAGGTTTTCGCCGCTCTCTCCGCGCGCGAAAACATCATCGGACTGAAGGACTCCGAAGCCACGCCCGGCCGCAAGGAGGCGCTCGCGGAGCGCTTCGCCGGTCGCGCCGACTTCGCGCTTTTCATGGGTGCCGCCGCCCACAGCGCCGCGGCGATGCGGATCGGTTTTCGCGGATTCGTCCCAAGTTCCGGCAACTTGCGCCCCGATCTCGCGGCGCGACTCTACGCCGCCGCGCGCGCCGGCGACTGGGCGCAGGCCGAACAGCTGCAACGCGACTCCGACGCGGTCACCGCCGTCTATCAGAAGGGACGCACGCTCGGCCAATCGCTCGCCGCGTTGAAGGCCGCGCTGCACTTGCAGGGCGTGTGCGGACCCGAGATGTTCTCGCCGCTCGCCCCGCTTTCTCCTGAGTCCCGCACCGGCCTGCGCACCGACCTCGATTCCCTCCCCTGCCCACCATGCCCCGCCTGCCGCTGA
- a CDS encoding glycoside hydrolase: protein MSFPAVFPSLSPRLPLLVALCAVRWLGARAAGDDAIAAHVVRFNAMEDESVVNAVPNAEAAAWLRANVPSFTCSNAEVEEIYWFRWWSLRKHLKRDATSGRWVFTEFITKPRPISSALGHHLMELRWMRDQAFADDYLLYWLRGDSGRPQPHLHKYSQWLAFAVWQRALATGDMKGATALLDDLVADYRAWEKENGRADGLFWQYDVRDAMEESISGGRKVKNVRPTISSYMFGNATAIAAIAREAGRTDVAAEFAAKAAQLRRLVQDTLWDPERTFFTSRTEQLERIPVREQIGFIPWYFSLPESGRGYEAAWQQLLDEQGFKAPAGLTTAERRDPTFRTRGIRTCEWDGAVWPFATSQTLTALGRVLREYPQDVVAARDYFEAFRTYVHCHRYDGRPYIGEYLDEQTGEWIMGANPRSRFYNHSTFADLLIADVIGLRPRADSVIEVAPLLPPDAWDWFRLEGVRYHGHEIAIEWDRDGGRFGARGFRLFVDGKLAAHAENLSRITAQLPQP, encoded by the coding sequence GTGTCGTTCCCCGCTGTGTTCCCCTCGCTGTCACCCCGCCTCCCTTTGCTCGTCGCGCTTTGCGCCGTGCGGTGGTTGGGCGCGCGGGCGGCCGGCGATGACGCGATCGCGGCGCATGTGGTCCGGTTCAACGCGATGGAGGACGAGAGCGTGGTCAACGCCGTGCCGAATGCCGAGGCGGCCGCGTGGCTGCGGGCGAACGTGCCGTCGTTCACGTGTTCCAACGCGGAGGTCGAGGAGATCTATTGGTTCCGCTGGTGGTCGCTGCGCAAGCACCTGAAACGCGACGCGACGAGCGGGCGCTGGGTGTTCACGGAGTTCATCACGAAGCCGCGGCCGATCAGCAGCGCGCTCGGGCATCACCTGATGGAGTTGCGGTGGATGCGCGATCAGGCGTTCGCCGACGACTACCTGCTCTACTGGCTGCGCGGCGACAGCGGCCGCCCGCAGCCGCACCTGCACAAATATTCGCAGTGGCTGGCGTTCGCCGTCTGGCAGCGCGCGCTCGCGACCGGCGACATGAAGGGCGCGACGGCGTTGCTCGACGATCTCGTCGCGGACTACCGCGCCTGGGAAAAGGAGAACGGGCGCGCCGACGGGCTTTTCTGGCAATACGACGTGCGCGACGCGATGGAGGAATCCATCAGCGGCGGGCGCAAAGTGAAGAACGTCCGCCCGACGATCAGCAGCTACATGTTCGGCAACGCCACCGCCATTGCCGCGATCGCGCGGGAAGCGGGACGAACGGACGTTGCCGCGGAGTTCGCGGCCAAAGCGGCGCAGCTGCGGCGGCTCGTGCAAGATACCCTCTGGGATCCGGAGCGAACCTTCTTCACGTCGCGCACCGAACAGCTCGAACGCATCCCGGTGCGCGAGCAGATTGGTTTCATTCCGTGGTATTTCAGCCTGCCGGAAAGCGGGCGGGGCTACGAGGCGGCGTGGCAGCAACTGCTCGACGAACAGGGCTTCAAGGCGCCGGCGGGTCTCACCACGGCGGAGCGGCGCGACCCGACGTTCCGGACGCGCGGCATTCGCACGTGCGAGTGGGACGGCGCGGTGTGGCCGTTCGCGACGTCGCAGACGCTCACGGCGCTCGGCCGGGTGTTGCGCGAGTATCCGCAGGACGTCGTCGCGGCGCGCGACTACTTCGAGGCGTTTCGCACCTACGTGCATTGCCACCGCTACGACGGGCGGCCCTACATCGGCGAGTATCTCGACGAGCAAACGGGCGAGTGGATCATGGGCGCGAATCCGCGCAGCCGTTTCTACAACCACTCGACCTTCGCCGATCTGCTGATCGCCGACGTGATCGGGCTCCGTCCGCGAGCGGACAGCGTGATCGAAGTGGCGCCGCTGTTGCCGCCGGATGCGTGGGATTGGTTTCGCCTCGAAGGCGTGCGCTACCACGGGCACGAGATCGCGATCGAATGGGATCGCGACGGCGGCCGGTTCGGGGCGCGCGGCTTCCGACTGTTCGTCGATGGCAAACTTGCCGCCCACGCGGAAAATCTGAGCCGAATCACCGCGCAGTTGCCCCAGCCATGA
- a CDS encoding iron-containing alcohol dehydrogenase has translation MNNARPITLLQPGRIAFGAGCVANAALEFSRGQHCRAVVVTTAALAAAAESLARTLRDADIATEILVEPAAEPTVASCEDLRRRTRAAQPDVVYALGGGSVLDVAKLAAALHDRSEPVAQFFGSGLVPPRRTALACLPTTAGTGSEVSPNALLLDEAAQAKKAVISPVLVPDIAIVDPELMRTLPPALTATTGIDALAHCLEAYANLSAHPVVDHYALEGVRLIAAHLPRAVVDGHDMAARSAVALGSLYGGLCLGPVNTNGVHALAYPLGGEHHLPHGLSIALMLPHVVAFNCAALPERHAALARALGAPESDDAQQTAAELPARLRSLLAACRIPMGLQHHDIPRHRLTHLAEAGLLVTRLLKNNPRPVSRGDAIAIYEAAYSA, from the coding sequence ATGAACAACGCCCGGCCCATCACCCTGCTCCAGCCGGGTCGCATCGCTTTCGGCGCCGGCTGCGTCGCGAACGCCGCGCTCGAGTTCTCCCGCGGACAGCATTGCCGCGCCGTCGTGGTGACCACCGCCGCCCTCGCCGCCGCGGCCGAGTCGCTGGCGCGGACGTTGCGCGACGCCGACATCGCCACCGAGATTCTCGTCGAACCGGCGGCCGAACCCACCGTCGCCAGCTGCGAGGATCTGCGCCGCCGCACCCGCGCCGCGCAACCCGACGTCGTTTACGCCCTCGGCGGCGGCAGCGTGCTCGACGTCGCCAAGCTCGCCGCCGCGCTGCACGACCGGAGCGAGCCGGTGGCGCAATTCTTCGGCAGCGGACTGGTTCCGCCCCGTCGCACCGCTCTGGCCTGCCTGCCCACCACCGCCGGCACCGGCAGCGAGGTCTCGCCCAACGCTCTCCTCCTCGACGAAGCCGCGCAGGCGAAGAAGGCCGTCATCAGTCCGGTCCTCGTGCCCGACATCGCCATCGTCGATCCCGAGCTGATGCGCACGCTGCCTCCCGCGCTCACCGCGACGACCGGCATCGACGCGCTCGCGCACTGCCTCGAAGCCTACGCGAATCTCTCCGCGCATCCGGTCGTCGACCACTATGCGCTGGAAGGCGTGCGCCTGATCGCGGCCCATCTCCCGCGCGCCGTCGTCGACGGCCACGACATGGCCGCGCGCTCCGCGGTCGCGCTCGGCAGTCTCTACGGCGGCCTCTGCCTCGGCCCGGTGAACACCAACGGTGTGCACGCCCTCGCCTACCCGCTCGGCGGCGAACATCACCTGCCGCACGGCCTTTCGATTGCGCTCATGTTGCCGCACGTCGTCGCCTTCAATTGCGCCGCCTTGCCCGAGCGCCACGCGGCGCTCGCGCGCGCGCTGGGCGCCCCCGAGAGCGACGACGCGCAGCAAACCGCCGCCGAATTGCCGGCGCGCCTCCGGTCGCTGCTCGCCGCGTGCCGCATCCCGATGGGACTCCAACATCACGATATTCCCCGCCACCGGCTCACGCATCTCGCGGAGGCCGGGTTGCTCGTCACCCGCCTGCTGAAGAACAACCCGCGCCCCGTCTCACGCGGCGACGCCATCGCCATCTACGAAGCCGCCTACAGCGCATGA